DNA sequence from the bacterium genome:
GACCGTCGCGGTGATGGTGGGCGTGACCGAGCGGGTGACGGTGAACGTGCGGGTCGCGGTCGGCGTGCGGGTGACCGTCGCGGTGCGGGTGTTGGTGGGGGTCGGCGAATGGCTCGGGGTGGCGGTGATGCTCGGGGTCAGCGTGATGGTGCGGGTCGGCGTGATGGTGCGGGTCGGGGTCTCGGTGCTGGTGCTGGTGATCGTCGGCGTCGCCGTCGGCGCGGTCGAGGTCACGGTCGGCGTCTGGCTCGGCGTCAGGGTGATGCTCGGCGTGCGGGTCACCGTGCGCGTGCTGGTCGGCGACAGCATGCCGACGACGCGGACGACGCCGTTGTTGCTCGAGGTGAGCAGGGCGTTGCCGGTGGCGCCGAAGGCGATGGCGAGCTCGTTGAGCAGCCCCAGGTTCACCTCGGTCGGGGCGTCCGCGGCGATGATGACGTGGCAGGAGTACACCAGGGTCGCCGGCAGCGGGTCGGCGCCGAACTGGCGGAAGACCGTCGCCCGCACGGTGCCGCAGGCGTCGTCCTGACAGACGAAGGTCGGCGGCACCAGGGCGGAGAGGCCGGGGTTGACGGCGCAGTCGGGCGCGCCGCCGCCGAGGCGCGCCACCGGCAGCAGGGGGTCGAAGACGATGTCGTTGCGGATGCCGACGACGACCTGGTCGCCGGGGTCGAGCGAGACGCCGATGCTCACCTGGGAGCCGGGAACGCCGAGCGCGTTGCCGACGGTGATCAGGGGCTTGGTGTTCATCGCCGAGGAGTCGGTCGGGGTCGGCGAGGCGAACGCCGGCGAGGTGCGGGTCGGCGTGGCGGTGCGCGTCGGCGTCAGCGTCAGCGTGACCGTCTCGGTCGCGGTCGGCGTCGGCGTATCGGTCGGCCGGGTCGGCGTCGCGGTGCGGGTGTCGGTGGGCGTCGCGGTGATGCCCATGGTGGGCGTGATGGTCGGCGGCACGGTGTCGGTCGGCGTCGCGGTGACCGACGGCGTGCGGGTCGCGCTCGCCGTCGGCGACGGCGGCACCTCGCTCACCACCTCGACCACGCCGGCGGCGCCGTCGGACGGCAGCGTCTGATTGACGTTGTCGCGCACCTCGACCGCCACGGTGGACAGCGGATAGCTGCCGAGCGGCGCGGCGGCGTCGACGGCCGCGACGCAACTGTAGAGCAGGCCGCCGGGCAGCGGCGGGCCGCTGCTGCGAAACACGATCACCCGCGTCTTGCGGCAGCCGCCGGCGACGACCTCGAGGCAGTTGCGCGAGATGGCGGTGTTGGCGGCGAGGTCCGGATTGAGGCTGCACTCCGGCTCGCCGTTCGGCAGCCGTTTGAACAGCACCGACGACTGCAGCTCGGCGACGATGTCGTTGCGCGCGTAGTAGACGGTCTGCGCGCCGGGATCGAGCGCGACCGGCACGTCGACCTCGCTGCCCGGCTGCGCCGAGGCCTTGCCGACGGCGACGATCGCCGGCACCACCGGCGTCCGCGTGCGGGTGGCGGTCGCCGACGGCGACTGCGCGAGGGCCGCCGCGGCCAGCCACGGCGCCGCGACGATGAAGCCGATGGTCAGGCGCAATCGATCACCCGAGATGGCGGCGCAGGAACTCGCCGATGCGCGCCTGCGCAGCGCGCGCCTCGGGCAGCAGGCCGAAGGCGTGCCACACGTGGATCATGTCGTCCCACACCTCGAGCGTCGCGTCGACGCCGGCCGCGCTGGCGCGGGCGGCGAAGCGGCGCGCGTCGTCGAGCAGGGTCTCGGCGCCGCCGACGTGCAGCAGCAGCGGCGGCAGGTGGCGCAGGTCGGCGAACAGCGGCGAGGCGAGCGGCGTCCGCGGATCGGCGCCGGCCAGGTAGGCGTCGGCCATGCGCTGCAGGCCGTCGCGCTGCACCATCGGATCGAGCGCCGCGCGGCTGGTCATCGACTCGCCGGACTGGCTGAGGTCCAGCCACGGCGACAGCAGCGCCGCCGCCGCCGGCAGCGGCACGTCGCGGTCGCGCAGGGCGAGCAGCGTTGCGGCGGCGAGGCCGCCGCCGGCGGAATCGCCGGCGATGGCGAGCCGTCGCCGGTCGAAGCCGGCGTCGAGCAGAAAGCGGTAGGCCGCCACCGCGTCCTCCACCGCCGCCGGGAACGGGTGCTCGGGCGCCAGGCGATAGTCGAGCAGCAGCGCGCGCACGCCGGCGGCGCGCGACAGGTCGGCGGCGAGCAGGCGGTGGCTGTTGATCGAGCCGATGCAGTAGCCGCCGCCGTGCAGGTAGAGCAGGGCCCGCTGCGGATCGGCGCCGGCGGCGCCCACCCACTCCGCCGGCCGGCCGCCGACCTCGCACGGGGTGCAGGTGACGCCCTCCGGCGGCGGCGCCAGCGCCGTCAGGTTCTCCATCGCCGCCCGCTGCTCGACGAAGCTCGCGTCGCGCGGAATGGGCTGGCCGCGCAGGAGATCGATCACCATCTGCAGCTCGGCGCTCGCCATGCTCTCCCCCGGGAAATCAACGATTTGTTGCCGTCGCGGAGAACGCAGCTAACCACACGCGCGCGGAATTGAGAAGGCGGCGACCGACGTCGCGATTGGGGCGCGCGCGGCCCCGTGGTACGAGCCCGGCCATGACGGATCGGGTGGACGACCTCCTGGCGCGGATGACGCTGGATGAGAAGCTCGCGCAGCTCGGCTGCGTCTGGTCGACGCAGCTCGTGGCCGACGACGCCTTCTCCCTGCCGCGGGCGAAAGAGCTGCTGCGCCACGGGACCGGCCACATCACGCGCATCGGCGCCTCGACCGGTCTGCGGCCGGCGGAGAGCGCCGCCTTCGCCAACGCCATCCAGCGCTTCCTGGTCGAGGAGACGCGGCTCGGCATCCCGGCCATCATCCACGAGGAATCGACCGCCGGCTTCACCGCCCGCGATGCCACCCAGTTCCCGCAGGCGATCGGCCTCGCCAGCACCTGGAACCCGGCGCTGCTCGAGGAGGTGGGGGCGGTGATCCGGGCACAGATGCTGGCGGTGGGGGCGCGGCAGACGCTGGCGCCGGTGCTCGACATCGCCCGCGACCCGCGCTGGGGGCGCACCGAGGAGACCTACGGCGAGGATCCGTACCTGGCCAGCCGCCTCGGCGTCGCCTACGTGCGCGGCGTGCAGGGCGACGACCTCGCCCGCGGCGTCGCCGCCACCGGCAAGCACTTCCTCGGCTACGGCGCCTCGGAGGGCGGCCTCAACCACGCGCCGGCGCACCTCGGACCGCGCGAGCTGCGCGAGGTCTACGCGCGGCCGTTCGCGGCGGCGATCCGCGAGGCGGGGCTGGCGTCGGTGATGAACGCCTACAACGAGATCGACGGCCTGCCCTGCGGCGGCTCGCGCGCCATCCTCGACGAGCTGCTGCGCGGCGAGCTCGGCTTCGACGGCGTGGTGGTCGCCGACTACTACACCACGGCGCTGCTCTGCGCCTTCCACGCCGTCGCCGCCGACAAGGGCGCCGCCGGGCGCCTGGCGCTGGCGGCGGGGCTCGACGTCGATCTGCCGCAGCTCGACTGCTTCGGCGAGCCGCTGAAGGCGGAGGTCGAAGCGGGCCGGGTGGCGCTGGCGCTGGTCGACCGCGCGGTGCGCCGGGTGCTGCGCCTGAAGGTCGCGCTCGGCCTCTTCGAGCGGCCGCTGGTCGATGCGGCGGCGGCGCCGGCGGTCTACCAGACGCCGGCGCAGCGGGCGCTGGCGCGCCGCGTCGCCCAGCAGTCGATCGTGCTGCTGAAGAACGACGCCGACCTGCTGCCGCTGTCGCCGTCGCTCGCCCGCCTCGCCGTCATCGGCCCCGCCGCCGACGACGTCCGCCTGCTGCAGGGCGATTACAGCTACCCGGCGCACCTCGAGATCATCTACCAGGGCGGCCGCCGCCGCCCGGCGGCCGACATCGCGCCGCGCCCCGACGCGGTCGCCTTCCGCCCCGGCCCCTACTTCGTGCCGATGATCACGCCGCTGGCGGGCATCAGCGCCGCGGTGAGCCCGCGCACCGAGGTGCGGCACGTCGCCGGCTGCGCGATCACCGGCGACGACGACAGCGGGATCGCCGCGGCGGTCGCGGCGGCGCGCGCCGCCGAGGTCGCGGTGGTGTGCGTCGGCGGCCGCTCCGGACTGCGACCGGAGTGCACCAGCGGCGAGTTCCGCGACGCCTCCGACCTCGGCCTCACCGGCGTGCAGCAACGGCTGGTCGAGGCGGTGGTCGCCAGCGGCACGCCCACCGTCGTCGTGCTGGTGAACGGCCGCGTCTTCGCGCTGCCCTGGATCGCGGCGCACGTGCCGGCGATCGTCGAGGCCTGGCTGCCCGGCGAAGAGGGCGGCGGCGCCATCGCCGACGTCCTCTTCGGCGCCGTCAATCCGTCCGGCCGGCTGCCGATCTCGATGCCGCGCACCGTCGGCCAGGTGCCGGTCTACTACGGCCACAAGTCGGGCGGCGGCCGCAGCCAGATGCTCGGCGATTACAGCGACGGCCCGACGACGCCGCTCTTCCCGTTCGGGCACGGGCTGTCGTACACGCGCTTCACCTACGCCGACCTCGCCATCGCGCCCGAGCGCGCCGACGCGACGGCGCCGATCGACATCCGCTGCGCGATCAGCAACGCCGGCCCGCGCGCCGGCGAGGAGGTGGTGCAGCTCTACGTCCGCGACGTCGTCGCCCGGGTCACCCGGCCGGTGATGCAACTGGTCGGCTTCGCCCGCGTCGGCCTGGAGGCGGGCGCCACCCGACACGTCACCTTCCGCCTCGACCCCAGTCAGCTCGCCTTCTTCGACGAGGCGATGCGCTGCGTCGTCGAACCCGGCGACTTCGACGTGCTGATCGGCGCCTCGGCCGCCGACATCCGCCTGCGCGGCCGCTTCACCATCGACGGCCCCGAACGGACCCTGACCATCCCGGACCTGGTCCCCACCGCCGTGACCTGCGCCGGCTGAACCGGCCCTTGCCCGGCGGGGCCGTGGGGGAATCGAAGCGGCGCGCGGATCGGCCGTCGGCGTCCCGCGGGATGCCAGGGGCGTGCGCTGCAGCAGCCGCCCGGTCCGGGCCGTCGGCGTTCGCCGCTTCCCAAAGGCGAGAAAAACTCCTTGAGACAGCTCTGCGCCGATGGGTATCGCTGGCGGTAGCTGGCAGTGGGCAGCGCCGGCCGGGGGGAACATTCGAGTCAACGGGGAGCCTCGAGGGGGGCCGTCCGGCCGGACTGACGCATCACCATCCCCAGGAGTGATCTGTGATGAGGAAGAGCATCGGATTGTTCACCGCCGCCGCACTGACCCTCAGCGGGTCGGTCACTTTCGCTCACGTCATCGACCCGGCCACGGACAAGGCCGCCGCCAAGCTGCGGGCCGACGTCGCCAAGCAGGTGGCGAAGTACACCTTCTGCCTCGTCAAGGCGGCGGCGGGTTGCGAGAAGGGCGGGGCGACCTCCGCCGTCGAGTGCAACCTCGGCACCGGCGCGGTCGCCTACGAGATGCCGGCCGGCGCCGCCACCGCCAAGTTCAACGCGGCGATCGGCAAGTGCGACGACAAGATGGTGCTGAGCAAGAAGGGCAACGACTACATCGGGATCGGCTGCCCCGGCGACTGCGACGCGGGCACGCCCGGCGTCCAGCAGTGCGCCGGCATGAGCGCCTTCGAAGCCTCGGTCGAGTCGGCGGCGGCCAGCAGCGCCAAGGGCCAGCTCGGATTGTTGGCCACCCTGATCGACCTCGCGTGCGGCACCGATCTGGGGGTTCCCAACACCGACCCGGCTCGCATCAAGTGCGCCACCGACCAGGCGAAGCTGATGAGCAAGTACGCGCAGGGCGTGTTCAAGTGCCAGGCCAAGTGCGAGAACGATTTCAAGAACAGCAAGGGCAATGGCGGCCCGAGCAACGGCGCCGAGTGCAAGGCCGGCGACGTGGGCGCCGCCCCGGCCTTCGCCACCTGCGTCAGCGCCGGGCTGGGCAAGGTGTCGCCGAAGTTCTCGCCCAGCGTGGCGGCGCTGGTGCCGGCCATCAACGCCGTGGTCAACGACGCCACCGGCGGCCTCTACAACCGCTTCGACCCCACCACGGCCGATCCCAGCGCCAGCCCGTGCGGCACCTGCGGCAACGCGACCCGCGAGGGCGCGGAGCAGTGCGACGGCGCGGACGACGCCTTCTGCGGCGGTCCGGCGTGCAAGCCGGATTGCACCTGCCCGTAAGCCATCGTCGGCGCGGCTCCAGGGGTGGCGGCCTTTCGGCCGCCACCCCGTCCGCGGCCAGCGGCGCGGGCGGCGCCCCCGCATCTCCGGCGCCTCGCCACGACACGCTCCCCGGTCCTGCCCACGATTCGAGCAGGACTGACTAGCGAAGGGGCATCGCCGCGAGCGTGATTCGAGTTCGCCGGGGCGGCTGGAACCCGTCCCGGGGTGGCATGCATCTCGCTCTCCGGTGCCTTCGCGACTAGGGTTCCGGCCGGCTCATACCCCGGCGACTGGTCCGAGGGTCGCGATCCGGCGACGTGCCGGACACACGGCGGGACAAAAGCCCGGGAGGAATGTCCGAGTGGGGGAACCCCTCGGTTGGGCCTCCTGACGCGGGGCGCCGCCGGGCGGGACTCCCGTCATCAGCACATGGGAGGACTGGCGATGCGCGAGACGACGAGGATCCGGATCACGGCGCTGCTCGGCGCGGTGGCGATGCTGGCGCTGCTCGGCGGCGGCACGGCGCGGGCGGAGGAGAAGAAGCAGTTCACCCTCGCCTGGACGATCTACGCCGGCTGGATGCCGTGGCCCTACGCCGCCGACGCCGGCATCGTGAAGAAATGGGCCGACAAGTACGGCATCGGCATCGACGTCGTGCAGGTCAACGACTACGTCGAGTCGATCAACCAGTACACCGCCGGCAAGTTCGACGCGGTGACGGTCACCAACATGGACACGCTGACGATTCCGGCCGCCGGCGGGGTCGACACCACGGTGGTGATCGTCGGCGACTACTCGAATGGCAACGACGGCATCGTGCTCAAGGACGGCAAGACGCTCGCCGACATCAAGGGCCGCAAGGTCAATCTGGTCGAGCTGTCGGTGTCGCACTACCTCCTCGCCCGCGGCCTGGCGAGCGTGAAGATGAGCGAGCGCGACGTGAAGACGGTCAACACCTCCGACGCCGACATCGTCTCCGCCGCGGCGTCGCCTGACGTCAACGCGCTCGTCACCTGGAACCCGCAACTGAGCGAAGTGGTCAAGATGCCGAAGATGACCGAGGTGTTCTCGTCGAAGCAGATCCCGGGCGAGATCCTCGATCTCGCCGTCGTCCACAGCGAGACGCTCAAGGACAATCCCAGCTTCGCCAAGGCGCTGGTCGGCGCCTGGTTCGAGACGCTGGCGCTGATGGCGAAGAACGACGACGCCGGCAAGGCGGCGCGCAGCGCGATGGCCAAGCTCTCGGGCACCGACCTCGCCGGCTACGATGCCCAGCTCGCGACCACCGCGATGTACTACGAGCCGAAGGCCGCCGTCGCGTTCACCAACAGCCCCGAGCTGATCAGGTCGATGGACCTGGTGCGCACCTTCTCCTTCGAGCACGGCCTGCTCGGCGAGGGCGCCAAGACCAAGGACGCCGTCGGCATCGCCTTCCCCGGCGACAAGACGCTCGGCGACGCCAAGAACATCAAGATGCGCTTCACCAGCCAGTACATGCAGATGGCCGCGGACGGGAAGCTGTAAACGGCGCGGCCACCGATGGACACCGAGCGCTCGTATTCGCGTCCGTCGCCGGCCATCGGTGCGTCCGTGGAGGCGTGATGGCGCGCCGCCTGATCAACCGCCGCCTCGACCGCCTCGGGCTGGTCACGCTCGGGCTGGCGCCGTTCCTGTTGCTGGTCGCGCTCTATGCCGGGGCGTCGGCGCTGCGGCACGCGGAGAACGACGGCGACAAGCTGCTGCCCACCGGGACGGCGTTCGTCGATGCGGTGCGGCGGGTGGCGATCGAGCCGGACGCGCGCACCGGCGACGTGCTGCTGTGGGCGGACAGCGCGGCGAGCCTGCGGCGACTGGCGCTCGGCCTGCTGGTGGCGACCACGCTGGGGATGATCGTCGGCGTCGCCACCGGCCTGATCCCCTACGTGCGCGCCGGCCTGTCGCCGCTGGTCGCCGTCGCCTCGATGGTCCCGCCGATGGCGCTGCTGCCGATCCTCTTCATCGTCTTCGGCCTCGGCGAGCTGTCGAAGGTGGTGCTGATCGTCATCGGCATCTCGCCCTTCATGATGCGCGACCTCGCCCTGCGCATCGAGGAGCTGCCGAACGAGCAGCTCGTCAAGGCGCAGACGCTCGGCCTCTCGTCGTGGCACATCGTCACCCGCGTCGTCGTGCCGCAGATGCTGCCGCGCCTGCTCGACGGGCTGCGCCTGTCGCTCGGCCCCGCCTGGCTGTTCCTCATCTCGGCCGAGGCGATCGCCGCCGAGGTCGGGCTCGGCTATCGGATCTTCCTGGTGCGGCGCTATCTGGCGATGGACGTCATCATCCCCTACGTGGCGTGGATCACGACGCTCGCCTTCCTCATGGATCTGACCCTGCGCGCCCTCAACCGCCGCGCCTTCCCCTGGCTCTACGTCGGACGCGAGGCCTGATGAGCACCGTGTCCGTCCGCAACCTCTGGAAGACCTACGACGGCCAGGTGGTGCTCGAACGCATCAACCTCGAGGTCGGCGCGCACGCGTTCGTCTCGATGGTCGGCCCGTCCGGCTGCGGCAAGACCACCTTCCTGCGCCTGCTCCTCAGCCAGGAGACGCCGAGCAGGGGCGAGATCCTGCTCGACGGCGCGCCGCTGGCGCCCGAGCCGACGCCCGACCGCGGCGTCGTCTTCCAGCGCTACTCCGTGTTCCCGCACCTGACGGTGCTCGAGAACGTCGCCCTCGGGCTCGAGGTCGAACACTCGCCCCTGCTCGGCCGCCTCTTCGGCGCCGCCCGCCGCGCGGTGTTCGCCCGCTGCCGCGAGATGCTCGACCACGTCGGGCTGCACGGCGCCGCCGACAAGTACCCGGCGCAGCTCTCCGGCGGCATGCAGCAGCGCCTCGCCATCGCCCAGACGCTGGTCAAGCGGCCGGCGCTGCTGCTGCTCGACGAGCCGTTCGGCGCCCTCGATCCCGGCATCCGCGCCGACATGCACGTCCTCATGCGCCGCCTCTTCGACGAGACCGGCATGACGGTGTTCATGGTCACCCACGACCTGCGCGAGGCCTTCCAACTCGGCACGCGCGTCCTCGCCTTCGACCGCCATCGCACCCGCGAAGAAGAGCGCGAGGCCTACGGCGCGACGATCATGTTCGACCTTCCGCTCGACCGCGACCGGCGTCGCCGCGAGGCCGAGCGCGAGATCGCGGCGCGGCTCGCCGCCGCCCACGCCAGCCAGGACGACCTGGCGCGCGATGCGGAGCCCCACGCCGGGCTCCACCTCGGGACGACCCGACGTTCCCCCGTCCTCGCCGGCGGGCATTGAGGGAGGTTTTCATGGTTACCGAGGCGGCTCTGTTCGAGGACGAGCTGGCCGGCGGCGCGCACTGGTCGTTCGTCGTGCGCCGCGGCACCATCCTGCGCCTGATCGACGTCGTCGGCGGCGCCAACGTCGGCATGCTCCTCTACAACCCGGCCAATCCGCTCGAGCGCTACAACATGCCGGACACGTTGAAGTGCCAGCACACCTTCAAGCTGACGCGCGGCCACTGCCTGTACTCCGACATGGGACGCATCTTCTGCTCGATCGTCGACGACAGCGTCGGCTGGCACGACACGGTCGGCGGCAATTCCACCCGCGCCGGCGTCGCCGCCCGCTGGGGCCACCGCTCCTACCAGGAGGCGCGCAACGAGTGGACGCAGAACGGTCACGACAGCTTCCTCGTCGAAGCGGCCAAGTACGGCCTCGGCCGCCGCGACCTCGCCGCCAACGTCAACTGGTTCAGCAAGGTGAGCGTCGCCGACGATGGCGCGATGACCTTCCACCCCGAGCACTCGCGCCCCGGCGACCACGTCGCGCTGCGCTTCGAGATGGACACGCTGGTGCTGCTGCACACCTGCGCCCACCCGCTCGACCCCGCGACCACCTATCCGCGGCGCCCCGTCCGCTACCAATTGCTCAGGGCGGAGCCGGTCGCCGCCGACGACTACTGCCGCAACGTCCGCCCCGAGAACTGGCGCGGCTTCGAGAACACCCGCCTCTACCACCTCGACCCGCCGCTGCCCGGCGACCCGCCGGCGCTGCCGCGCCCCTCCGAAAAGGCCGAGCCGCTGCGCGTCCGCACGCTCGCCAGCCCGCGCCTCGCCGCGGACGCCGTCTTCCGCCACGTCATCCCCGCCGGCGACTACTGGCTGCACCAGGTGCGCGAGGGCCAGGCGCTGCGCATCGTCGACCTCGAGGGCAACCAGTCCGCCGATACCCTCTTCTACGCCGCCGCCGATCCGGCGGAGCGCTACAGCGCCGTCGACACGCTGCGCGCGCAGCACAACATCTACCTCGGCGTCGGCACGCCGCTGCGCTCGACCGCCGGCCGCGTCATGCTGGAGATCGTCGCCGACACCGTCGGCCGCCACGACACCCTCGGCGGCGCCTGCGCCACCGAGTCGAACACCGTCCGCTACGCGCTCGAGAAGAAGACCATGCACGCCTGCCGCGATAGCTGGCTGCTCGCCGTCGGCGAACGCCCGGAGGTGGGCATCGGCAAGCGCGATTTCGGCCCCAACATCAATTTCTTCATGAACGTCCCGGTGACGCCCGACGGCGGCCTCACGTTCGCCGACGGCGTCTCCGGACCCGGCCAGTACGTCGAGATGAGGGCGGCGATGGACGTGTGGGTGCTGATCTCCAACTGCCCGCAGCTCAACAACCCCTGCAACGCCTACAATCCAACGCCGATCGAGGTGCTGATCTTCGATTCCTGAGCGGCGCCACGGAGGCGCGCGGCGACCGCCGCGATCCTCCGTGCTGCTCGATGGTTGACCCATGTTCGAGACGGTCCTGGTCGCCAATCGCGGCGCCATCGCCTGCCGCATCTTCCGGACGCTGAAGCGGATGGGCGTGCGCTGCGCCGCGGTGTACTCCGACGCCGACCGGCATGCGCGGCACGTCGCGATGGCCGACGTCGCGCTCGCCATCGGCCCGCCGCCGGCGGCGCGGAGCTATCTCGACGTCGACCGCATCGTCGCGGCGTGCCGCGCCAGCGGCGCCGAGGCGGTGCACCCGGGCTACGGCTTCCTGAGCGAGAACGCCGCCTTCGCCGAGCGCCTGGCGGCGGAAGGCATCCGCTTCATCGGCCCGCGCCCCGAGCACCTGCGCGAGTTCGGCCTCAAGCACACGGCGCGCGCCGCCGCCGAACGCTGCGGCCTGCCGCTGCTGCCGGGCACGGGGCTGCTCGCCGACGCCGCCGCCGCGGCCGACGCGGCGGAGCGCATCGGCTACCCGGTGATGATCAAGAGCACCGCCGGCGGCGGCGGCATCGGCCTGCAGCGCTGTCACGCGCCCGACCAGCTCGCCGCGCTGTTCGCCTCGGTGCAGCGGCTCAGCCGCAGCAACTTCACGGACGGCGGCGTGTACCTGGAAAAGTACGTGCCGCGCGCCCGCCACGTCGAGGTGCAGATCTTCGGCGACGGCCGCGGCGGCGTCCTGGCGCTCGGCGAGCGCGACTGCTCGCTGCAGCGCCGCCACCAGAAGGTGGTCGAGGAGACGCCGGCGCCGCGGCTGCCCGAGGCGACGCGGGCGGCGATGCTCGACGCCGCCGCGCGCCTCGGCCGCGACGTCGCCTACGAATCGGCGGGCACCGTCGAGCTCATCTACGACGACGACGCCGACGCCTTCTACTTCCTGGAGGTGAACACCCGCCTGCAGGTCGAGCACGGGGTCACCGAAGCGGTCACCGGCGTCGATCTGGTCGAGTGGATGGTGCGGCAGGCGGCCGGCGAGCTGCCGCCGCTGACGACGCTGGCGCCGACGGCGCGCGGCGCCGCGATCCAGGTGCGGCTCTATGCCGAGGATCCGGGCAAGAACTTCCTGCCGGCGTGCGGCCGCCTGACGCACGTCGCCTTCCCGCCCGAGGCGCGCGTCGACGCGTGGGTCGAGACCGGCACCGACATCACGCCGCACTACGATCCGATGCTGGCGAAGATCATCGTCCACGGCGACGACCGCGACGCCGCCCTCGCCCGCCTGCGCGCTGCCCTCGCCGCCACCGAGGTGTGGGGCGTCGAGACCAACCTGGCGTACCTCGCCGCCATCGCCGACTCGGAGCTGTTCGCCTCCGGCCGCGTCAGCACCGCCGCCCTGGCGTCGTTCCCCTTCGCCCCCGACACCGTCGACGTCCTCGCCCCCGGCGCCCAGAGCAGCCTGCAGGACTGGCCCGGCCGGCTCGGCTACTGGCACGTCGGCGTGCCGCCGAGCGGTCCCATGGATCCGCTCTCGCACCGCCTCGCCAACCGCGTCCTCGGCAACCCCGACGACGCGGCGACCCTGGAGATGACGCTCGCCGGCCCGAGCCTGCGCTTCAACCAGGACGCCGTCATCTGCCTCGCCGGCGCGGCGATGACGGCGGCGCTGGACGACGTGCCGGTGCCGTACTGGGAGGCAGTGCCGGTCGCCGCCGGCCAGGTGCTGACCCTCGGCCGCATCGCCGGCCCGGGTCAGCGCGCCTACCTCGCGGTGCGCCACGGCTTCGACGCGCCGCGCTACCTCGGCAGCCGCGCCACCTTCGCCCTCGGACACTTCGGCGGTCACGCCACCGGCGTGCTGCGCACCGGCGACGTGCTGCGCCTGCGCGCCGCCGGCGCCGGCGCGCCGCTCGCCGCGCCGTTGCCCGAGGCGCTGCGCCCGGCGCTGACCCGCGCCTGGGATCTCGGCGTGCTCTCGGGCCCGCACGGCGCGCCCGACTTCTTCACCGCCGACGACATCGCGACCCTGCTCGGCGCGTCGTACGAGGTCCACTTCAACAGCGCCCGCACCGGCGTGCGCCTGATCGGTCCGAAGCCGCAGTGGGCGCGCGCCGACGGCGGCGAGGCCGGCCTGCACCCGTCGAACATCCACGACAACGCCTACGCCGTCGG
Encoded proteins:
- a CDS encoding alpha/beta hydrolase fold domain-containing protein, yielding MASAELQMVIDLLRGQPIPRDASFVEQRAAMENLTALAPPPEGVTCTPCEVGGRPAEWVGAAGADPQRALLYLHGGGYCIGSINSHRLLAADLSRAAGVRALLLDYRLAPEHPFPAAVEDAVAAYRFLLDAGFDRRRLAIAGDSAGGGLAAATLLALRDRDVPLPAAAALLSPWLDLSQSGESMTSRAALDPMVQRDGLQRMADAYLAGADPRTPLASPLFADLRHLPPLLLHVGGAETLLDDARRFAARASAAGVDATLEVWDDMIHVWHAFGLLPEARAAQARIGEFLRRHLG
- a CDS encoding glycoside hydrolase family 3 C-terminal domain-containing protein, with product MTDRVDDLLARMTLDEKLAQLGCVWSTQLVADDAFSLPRAKELLRHGTGHITRIGASTGLRPAESAAFANAIQRFLVEETRLGIPAIIHEESTAGFTARDATQFPQAIGLASTWNPALLEEVGAVIRAQMLAVGARQTLAPVLDIARDPRWGRTEETYGEDPYLASRLGVAYVRGVQGDDLARGVAATGKHFLGYGASEGGLNHAPAHLGPRELREVYARPFAAAIREAGLASVMNAYNEIDGLPCGGSRAILDELLRGELGFDGVVVADYYTTALLCAFHAVAADKGAAGRLALAAGLDVDLPQLDCFGEPLKAEVEAGRVALALVDRAVRRVLRLKVALGLFERPLVDAAAAPAVYQTPAQRALARRVAQQSIVLLKNDADLLPLSPSLARLAVIGPAADDVRLLQGDYSYPAHLEIIYQGGRRRPAADIAPRPDAVAFRPGPYFVPMITPLAGISAAVSPRTEVRHVAGCAITGDDDSGIAAAVAAARAAEVAVVCVGGRSGLRPECTSGEFRDASDLGLTGVQQRLVEAVVASGTPTVVVLVNGRVFALPWIAAHVPAIVEAWLPGEEGGGAIADVLFGAVNPSGRLPISMPRTVGQVPVYYGHKSGGGRSQMLGDYSDGPTTPLFPFGHGLSYTRFTYADLAIAPERADATAPIDIRCAISNAGPRAGEEVVQLYVRDVVARVTRPVMQLVGFARVGLEAGATRHVTFRLDPSQLAFFDEAMRCVVEPGDFDVLIGASAADIRLRGRFTIDGPERTLTIPDLVPTAVTCAG
- a CDS encoding putative urea ABC transporter substrate-binding protein; translation: MLALLGGGTARAEEKKQFTLAWTIYAGWMPWPYAADAGIVKKWADKYGIGIDVVQVNDYVESINQYTAGKFDAVTVTNMDTLTIPAAGGVDTTVVIVGDYSNGNDGIVLKDGKTLADIKGRKVNLVELSVSHYLLARGLASVKMSERDVKTVNTSDADIVSAAASPDVNALVTWNPQLSEVVKMPKMTEVFSSKQIPGEILDLAVVHSETLKDNPSFAKALVGAWFETLALMAKNDDAGKAARSAMAKLSGTDLAGYDAQLATTAMYYEPKAAVAFTNSPELIRSMDLVRTFSFEHGLLGEGAKTKDAVGIAFPGDKTLGDAKNIKMRFTSQYMQMAADGKL
- a CDS encoding ABC transporter permease; this encodes MARRLINRRLDRLGLVTLGLAPFLLLVALYAGASALRHAENDGDKLLPTGTAFVDAVRRVAIEPDARTGDVLLWADSAASLRRLALGLLVATTLGMIVGVATGLIPYVRAGLSPLVAVASMVPPMALLPILFIVFGLGELSKVVLIVIGISPFMMRDLALRIEELPNEQLVKAQTLGLSSWHIVTRVVVPQMLPRLLDGLRLSLGPAWLFLISAEAIAAEVGLGYRIFLVRRYLAMDVIIPYVAWITTLAFLMDLTLRALNRRAFPWLYVGREA
- a CDS encoding ABC transporter ATP-binding protein gives rise to the protein MSTVSVRNLWKTYDGQVVLERINLEVGAHAFVSMVGPSGCGKTTFLRLLLSQETPSRGEILLDGAPLAPEPTPDRGVVFQRYSVFPHLTVLENVALGLEVEHSPLLGRLFGAARRAVFARCREMLDHVGLHGAADKYPAQLSGGMQQRLAIAQTLVKRPALLLLDEPFGALDPGIRADMHVLMRRLFDETGMTVFMVTHDLREAFQLGTRVLAFDRHRTREEEREAYGATIMFDLPLDRDRRRREAEREIAARLAAAHASQDDLARDAEPHAGLHLGTTRRSPVLAGGH
- a CDS encoding urea carboxylase-associated family protein — protein: MRVRTLASPRLAADAVFRHVIPAGDYWLHQVREGQALRIVDLEGNQSADTLFYAAADPAERYSAVDTLRAQHNIYLGVGTPLRSTAGRVMLEIVADTVGRHDTLGGACATESNTVRYALEKKTMHACRDSWLLAVGERPEVGIGKRDFGPNINFFMNVPVTPDGGLTFADGVSGPGQYVEMRAAMDVWVLISNCPQLNNPCNAYNPTPIEVLIFDS